In Amphiura filiformis chromosome 1, Afil_fr2py, whole genome shotgun sequence, the following are encoded in one genomic region:
- the LOC140150821 gene encoding LOW QUALITY PROTEIN: 2-Hydroxyacid oxidase 1-like (The sequence of the model RefSeq protein was modified relative to this genomic sequence to represent the inferred CDS: inserted 3 bases in 2 codons), producing the protein MAALVCVDDYEAYARTHLPKYAFDYFSCGAQEEQTLXKDAFKRLRLLPRLMRDVSNRDLSTTILGQRISFPIAISPTAKHCVAHPDGEIATAKAASSMQTGMVISYWSTKRLEDIAVASPDGLKWLQLNIFKDRSLVQRLXRAEKAGCKGIVVTIDNVVTGKKYSVMSPQVLPQPYRFENFVGYGYSNEELRHGSTFVKLKDETLTWRDIDWIKSVTSLPIILKGIMTAEDAHNAVLHKADAIIVSNHGGRLLDGVLATIDALPEIVQAVRGSDIEVYLDGGIRKGTDVLKALALGAKAVFVGRPVLWGLAADGEAGVKKVLQILRDEFDIAMALSGCKTLTEITPDLVERRLAISSNL; encoded by the exons ATGGCAGCGTTAGTCTGTGTTGACGACTATGAGGCATATGCAAGGACACATTTGCCAAAATATGCCTTTGATTATTTTAGTTGTGGCGCACAAGAAGAACAAACCCT CAAAGATGCTTTCAAAAG GTTGAGGCTATTACCCAGGTTGATGAGAGATGTTTCTAACCGTGATCTGTCTACCACTATTTTAGGACAACGAATATCATTTCCTATTGCTATTTCACCGACTGCTAAACACTGCGTAGCACATCCTGATGGCGAGATTGCTACAGCTAAAG CGGCATCATCTATGCAAACTGGGATGGTCATAAGTTATTGGTCAACCAAACGTCTTGAAGATATAGCCGTCGCTTCACCCGATGGTCTTAAATGGTTGCAATTAAATATTTTCAAAGATAGGAGTCTGGTACAACGCC TAAGGGCTGAGAAGGCTGGGTGTAAGGGTATTGTTGTGACCATAGACAACGTTGTGACTGGAAAGAAATATTCCGTGATGAGTCCACAAGTACTTCCACAACCATATAG ATTTGAAAACTTTGTGGGTTATGGATATTCAAATGAAGAACTGCGGCACGGGTCAACGTTTGTGAAACTGAAAGACGAAACTTTGACTTGGCGCGATATCGACTGGATCAAGTCCGTCACCTCATTACCAATCATTCTCAAGGGAATAATGACAG CGGAAGATGCTCATAATGCTGTTTTACACAAGGCCGATGCCATTATTGTGTCTAATCATGGAGGTCGTTTACTTGATGGAGTCCTTGCCACG ATTGATGCCTTGCCAGAAATAGTCCAGGCAGTCCGTGGATCAGATATCGAAGTCTACCTTGATGGAGGAATCAGGAAGGGCACTGATGTCTTGAAAGCTCTCGCTCTAGGGGCTAAAGCGGTATTTGTTGGAAGACCTGTGCTGTGGGGTTTGGCAGCCGAT GGGGAAGCTGGAGTGAAGAAAGTTCTTCAAATACTTCGAGATGAATTTGATATTGCTATGGCACTCTCAG GTTGTAAGACATTGACGGAAATAACACCAGATTTGGTAGAAAGAAGACTGGCTATTTCTTCGAACTTATAA